The genomic region CCACTCCATCTGTTTTTTTTCTTTATCTAACGACTAGAGACTATCGACTAACGACTGCATTTCTTACTAACGACTAGAGACTAGAGACTGCTCTTTTCAATTCATCCACCGTAACCGTAGCTGTCCCCCGCTTCATCACCACGATACCTGCCGCGAAATTCGCGATCCTGCACGAATCGAAGAAGCTCCCGCCGCTTGCGAGGGAAAGGGTTACCGCGGCGCAGACCGTGTCCCCTGCCCCGGTCACATCCGTCACGTCATTGGAGCCGGAAATGGGAATGTGGCGCACCGACCCGTCGGCCTCGAAAAGGCTCATGCCCCTGTTTCCCCGGGTAATGAGGAGTGCGGTCACACCCATAAGGTCCATGATCTTCTTACCCACTGCCTCGATATCGGCGCCGTCTTTCGCCGAGGCCAGGCTCAGGGCTTCCGCCTCATTGGGGGTGATAAGGGTAAAACCCCTGAAGCTTTTGAGATTGTAGCGGGAGTCGCCGATCACTACCTTCTTCTTCGACATATTTGCCATAAATTGCGTCACCGTCCGGTCGATCAACCCGTGGCCGTAATCGGAGACGACAAATCCGTCCATCCGGGGCGCAAGCTCCGCGAGCTTTTCCATGAGAAGGCTTCTCTCCCTTTTGCTCACCGGCTTGTTCGCATCTTTGTCGATCCGTATGACCTGCTGCTTCGAGGTATGGGTATCCCCCGCGAGGATGCGCGTCTTACTGACCGTCTCCCCCTTGTGGCGGATGATCCCTTTCATATCGATGGTCGGATATTTGCAGAAATATTCGACGAGTTTATCGCCTATCGCGTCGCTTCCGATAAATCCCAGGGGAAAGACCTCGGCGCCCAAGGCCAGAAGGTTATTGATCGTATTGCCCGCGCTGCCGGGATAGACCTTCTCCTCCTCGTGCTTCACCACTACTACGGGCGCTTCTCGCGAAAGCCTGTAGGGTTTGCCGAAGATGTAGACATCGGCGATGATGTCGCCCACCACGCAGATCTTCTTTCCCTTGAATCCCTCAATCAGCCTGATTACGTTTTTCTCTTCTCTTGGCACTCTGGTCATAGAGGACACTCTCCACTTTTGTGAACACCTCTTTCGGGCTTATCCCCTTCAGGCACTCATGGTCTCTGTCGCAGCTCTTCCGGTTGCACGGTCTGCATGGAATATCTTTTATCGCCAGCCGTGTCAACGGGCTCGGATAGCGCGTATATATTTCGTCCATGGGACCGAGAAGCACGACCAGGGGCACTGAGAGGCCGGCTGCGATGTGGCGGGGGCCCGTGTCGTTGCTTATGACCACGGAGGCCCTGGAGATACACACCTTGAGGTCTCTCATATCGAGGGACTTCACGATCACCCGGTCTTTGTGCTTTGCCCCTTCCGCAATCCCGTGAGCCGTCTTTTCCTCCCCTTTTCCCGGAAGAAGATAGACCTTCATATCGAGATTCTCCGCAAGCATATCGGCAAGCACGGAAAAATGGGTGTCCGGCCACCGCTTCGAAGGCCCGTACTGGGCGCCTGTGATAAAGACTGCATAAGGTCCGGCGATATCCATATGGCCATGGTCGAACCTGCTCTCTTCGTCTTCGGTCACCGCAAGGACGGGGGCGTCCGCAACCCTCCTGCCCCCGAGAAGATCTATGATCTTCAGATAATGCTCCACTGTGGGATCGAGCCCTTCCCCTTCGGGAACGTGACGGGTAAGCATAAAGCCCCGTTTATTACGGCTGTAACCGATCCTCTCCCTCACATGGGCGCCGTAGAAGAGGAGGGCGGAGCGGAAGGAATGGGACAGGGTCACGCCCAGATCAAAACGGAAATTTTTAAGAGCCCCTACCGCGTCGAGAAAGGGGATAAAGCCCTTCCGGTCATAGGGCACGAATCGGTCGAAAAGCTCGAGGCCGTGATAGATGTGCATGGCATTGGTCTTGCCGATGCACCAGACCTCTCCGGTCACCGTCTGCCTCAGCGACTGGAGGAAGGGCGTCGCCATCACCATGTCGCCTACCCAGTTAGGAAGATATACTATCGTCCGTCCAGTCACTTCTCACGCTCATAAAGGCATTATATTTTATTCGATAGAAGGGCTTTCCCGATTTTTCCATCGCCGAATCGATCTCCGACGTGGCTTTAACTATCCCGTCCTTTTCTCTATTCCATTGCTCCCGTGACAGGGATTCCGCTCTTTTCACGAGATCGAGGTATCTCCCCTCGCCGTCCATATCGGCATATCCATTTACAAAAAGACAGATCAGGGCCTTCAGCTTGTCGATGAGGAGGTCTACGTCCTCTCCCAGTATCATGCACGTCTCATCGGTAAAGTTGTCGAGGCTCTTCATCTTGCCGAAGTCGATCATTCCCGCTTCTTTCGCGATATCATAGGCTTTCGTGCCGATAAAAGGGAAAAAGAGGGTCCACCGGAAGCGGCCCGGCTGTATCCGGGCGAGGAGCTTTATGGTCTCCATCACGTCCTCTCTCTTCTCATGGGGCATCCCTATCATGACGAAGGAGGAGGTATGGAGACCGAACTCATGGCTCACGGCAAAGGCCCGTGCAATGTCCTCGTTGGTCATATACCGGTTGAGCACGTCGCGCCGTATCCTGTCGCTCCCGCTTTCAAGACCGAATTTTACGATCCTGCAACCCGCCTCTTTCAGGTCCCGCGCCATGCCGGCATCGAATACACGGGCGTGGGCATTGCACACGAACCCTATTGGGGTAGTCTTCCTGTAACGCACGGAAAATTCATGCAGCCATGCCTTATCGAAGGTAAAGATGTCGTCGTCGAAGATGAACATCTTTATTCGCTCATAGCGGCCGAGGAGGTACTCGATCTCCCCGATCACTTCATCGACCGTGTGGCGCCTCAGGTAGGTCTTCGGCAGATGGCCGTCTTTCTTGTAAAGGGCCATGATCTTATGATTGAGGCAATAGGTGCACCTGAAGGGACATCCTCTCGACGCGGTGAGACCGACCCACCCGTCCTTGGCGTCGATCATCCGCTGGAAATCGAAGATGTCGTAATCTTTAAAGGGCATATGGGCGATGTCCTTAAAGGGCCTTAAGGGGCCGATGATAAGCTCGCCATCCTTCTTGTACCCTATATTCAGAATGCCCTCGGGGCTTCCCTTCTCGATAAGCTCGAGAAGCGCATCCTCTCCTTCACCTATGCAGATGTAATCGACGGCTTTCTCGGCGAGTACCCCTTTCGGGTCCATAGTGGGATGGATGCCGCCGAATATGATAGGTCCATGGAAATAGGTTTTGATATGTTCCGCGATCTGAAGGGCATATTTATACTGGGTGGTGAGCACGGAAAGACCGATGAAGTCCGGATTGAACCGGAGCACGTCCCCTTTGATCCTCTCAAAATCGAGGGGATAGCCGGTCTGGTCGTTCACGTTGAGAAGCCCTGTGGCGATGCCGTGGGCCTTCAGTTTTCCGGAGATATAGGATATCCCGTAATTGAAGCCGATCTGGGCATTCAGGTTCGGATAGATAAAAAGTACGCGCATCATGTGCTCCCTGTCTTTTCTTTCATGGCTGAAACCGCATTATAGACTTCATCCACGGATATGCCGTCGAGACAACTCCTTTCCCGGCAATCCTTGTTCTTGCAAGGGCTGCAGGGGAGGTCTTTTCGTATGACCGTGCTTTTCGCGCTGTAGGGTCCGTTTACAAGCACGTCGGTGGGGCCGAAGATGGCGACCACCGGGGTCCCCGCGAAGGCGGCAAGGTGCATGACCCCCGTATCTCCGCCGATGTACATATCGGTCTTCTGAAGAAGCGCAAGCAGCTGGGGCACGTTCGTGGGACAGGCAAGAAATACACCCTCTCCTGACTCCTCTTGGAGCGCCCCGGCCTCTTCCTCTTCACCGGGCCCCCAGAGAATCACGATTCTGGCGAGGTCGTTGACCCGGATGCGCCGGATCAGCTCCCGGTAGCGAGCGATATCCCATCGTTTGAAGGCGCTCCCCTTGCTCGAAAAAGGGTTTAACGCAAAGAGGGGCGGCCTTATCTCCTCTCCCTCGAGGAAACGGCTTACGTAGGCGATCGCATCCGGCGGGGCCACGAGGGCGAGGGGCGGGATATCCCCCGCGAGACCGATGTGGCGGGGCAGGAGCATATTCCTCTCCACCTTGTGGAGCCTCTTCTCCCGGCCCTCTACTGTTTCGTGGTAAAAAAGGTGGCTCTTCTCCTTGGCGTACATCTTTCCGAAGCCTATGCGACGCCCATGGGCATAAAGGCCGAAGAGTGCGCTCTTGATGATGCCGTGGAAATCGACGATCGCATCGTGCCTGTCTTCCCTCAGGGCCTTGAGAAACCTTCCCATCTCCCGCCGGGCAAGACCGATGTTGCCCCGTCTCAATGCCCCGGTGGCGGCACTCCTGGGGAAGCGTATCACCCTGTCGATAAAAGGCTGGTGCGCGAGCAGCTCGCCCACGGAGCCCTCCACGAGCCACGAGATGCGTATCGCCGGATACTGCTCCTTCAGGGCCTTCACCGCAGGCATGCTCATGAGGACATCTCCCAATGAGCTCAGTCTTATGATCAGGACATTACGGGGTCCGGACATCTTTCAGGACTTTGAAAAAATCGGGCGGGATGGCAACAACCTTTTTTTCTGTGTTTACACAGATATGCTTCGTGCTGCCCTCGACGAGAAGGGTCCCGTCCTTATATACGGCATAATGAAATGTAAGGCCCCTCGATTTCAGCTCGGGCATGCTCGTCTTCACGACAATGAGATCGTCATATTCCGCGTTGCTGTGATATTTCGCATCGAGGCCCACCACCATGAGATAATAGCCCATGTCCTCAAATTCCCGGTAGGTGATCCCCTTCGCCCTCATAAACTCGCTTCTCGCCACTTCGAAAAAAACCGGATAGTTGCCGTAATAGACGACCCCCATCTTGTCCGTATCCGCGTACCTCACTCTTATGGGCACATCGACTACGGAAATCTCCTCTCCCTTCGAGGATGTCCCGGATCTATCCATTTTAAAGGGCCCTCAGAAACTCGGGTCTCAACTGGGAAGGGTCCCGTGTGTCGAGGACCTTTCTAATGGCCTTCAAAGTCTTTTCCTTTTCCTCGGGCAGCCACGCCTTGACAGGGAGGTAGTTCGATGCATGGTTGGAAGCGAAAAACATGTGGGTTACGTGCGTATTCTCTATCATGAGATAAAGCTCTTCGAGGAGCTGGTAGGGGTCGGGCACCTTGAAGTCCCCCCGGCGCACTTCTTCGTCGAGCACGGTGCCGGGCACCACAATCACGCTCAATGCCCCTGCATAATCGGGATCGATGCGGCTTAAAAACTTGCCCGTCTCCGTTGCATGGATAGCACTTCTTTCCACGCCGCCGAGACCGAGGAGCACGGTTACGGAAAGGATAATACCCGCATCTTTCACTCTTTTCGCTGCCTCCGCAGTCTTATCGAGGACTGTGCCCTTGCAGACGCGGTCGAGGACGACCTGGTCGCCCGATTCGACGCCGAGATAGATAATCCCGATGCCAAGGTCCTTAAGTGCCCTCAGTTCCTCTACCGATTTCTTCAGAATGCTCTTCGTGTTGCCGTATACGCCTATTCTTTCGAGCTTCGGAAAGGCTTCCCTGACGGATTCGACTATGGGAATGAGTCTTTTTTGCGGGATTATGAGGGCATCGCCGTCGGCAATGAAAACCTTCTTGACGTAACGGGCATACTGCTTCGCTTCTTCCAGGTCTTCCTTCACCTCTTCGAGGGACCTTACCCTGAACTTCTTTTCTTTAAAAGAGCCGCAGAAGGTGCACTTGTTATGGGAGCAGCCGATGGTCACCTGGAGAATAAGACTTTCCGCCTCGCTGGGCGGCCTGTATATTGAGCCTTCATACCTCATTTTTCTATCCTGTAAAGTTTTTCCCCTTCCCGCACAAAGCCGTATCTGGTCCGCACCACATATTCAAGATACTGGTCGTCCTTCTGCAGCTTATCGATTTCGGCGGTGAGAGTCTTGTTTTCCTTCTCCAGAGACGCAATGGAGACATCGGTAGCTCTCAT from Syntrophorhabdaceae bacterium harbors:
- a CDS encoding PfkB family carbohydrate kinase, with amino-acid sequence MTRVPREEKNVIRLIEGFKGKKICVVGDIIADVYIFGKPYRLSREAPVVVVKHEEEKVYPGSAGNTINNLLALGAEVFPLGFIGSDAIGDKLVEYFCKYPTIDMKGIIRHKGETVSKTRILAGDTHTSKQQVIRIDKDANKPVSKRERSLLMEKLAELAPRMDGFVVSDYGHGLIDRTVTQFMANMSKKKVVIGDSRYNLKSFRGFTLITPNEAEALSLASAKDGADIEAVGKKIMDLMGVTALLITRGNRGMSLFEADGSVRHIPISGSNDVTDVTGAGDTVCAAVTLSLASGGSFFDSCRIANFAAGIVVMKRGTATVTVDELKRAVSSL
- a CDS encoding glycosyltransferase family 9 protein, whose product is MTGRTIVYLPNWVGDMVMATPFLQSLRQTVTGEVWCIGKTNAMHIYHGLELFDRFVPYDRKGFIPFLDAVGALKNFRFDLGVTLSHSFRSALLFYGAHVRERIGYSRNKRGFMLTRHVPEGEGLDPTVEHYLKIIDLLGGRRVADAPVLAVTEDEESRFDHGHMDIAGPYAVFITGAQYGPSKRWPDTHFSVLADMLAENLDMKVYLLPGKGEEKTAHGIAEGAKHKDRVIVKSLDMRDLKVCISRASVVISNDTGPRHIAAGLSVPLVVLLGPMDEIYTRYPSPLTRLAIKDIPCRPCNRKSCDRDHECLKGISPKEVFTKVESVLYDQSAKRREKRNQAD
- a CDS encoding radical SAM protein is translated as MMRVLFIYPNLNAQIGFNYGISYISGKLKAHGIATGLLNVNDQTGYPLDFERIKGDVLRFNPDFIGLSVLTTQYKYALQIAEHIKTYFHGPIIFGGIHPTMDPKGVLAEKAVDYICIGEGEDALLELIEKGSPEGILNIGYKKDGELIIGPLRPFKDIAHMPFKDYDIFDFQRMIDAKDGWVGLTASRGCPFRCTYCLNHKIMALYKKDGHLPKTYLRRHTVDEVIGEIEYLLGRYERIKMFIFDDDIFTFDKAWLHEFSVRYRKTTPIGFVCNAHARVFDAGMARDLKEAGCRIVKFGLESGSDRIRRDVLNRYMTNEDIARAFAVSHEFGLHTSSFVMIGMPHEKREDVMETIKLLARIQPGRFRWTLFFPFIGTKAYDIAKEAGMIDFGKMKSLDNFTDETCMILGEDVDLLIDKLKALICLFVNGYADMDGEGRYLDLVKRAESLSREQWNREKDGIVKATSEIDSAMEKSGKPFYRIKYNAFMSVRSDWTDDSISS
- a CDS encoding glycosyltransferase family 9 protein, which produces MSMPAVKALKEQYPAIRISWLVEGSVGELLAHQPFIDRVIRFPRSAATGALRRGNIGLARREMGRFLKALREDRHDAIVDFHGIIKSALFGLYAHGRRIGFGKMYAKEKSHLFYHETVEGREKRLHKVERNMLLPRHIGLAGDIPPLALVAPPDAIAYVSRFLEGEEIRPPLFALNPFSSKGSAFKRWDIARYRELIRRIRVNDLARIVILWGPGEEEEAGALQEESGEGVFLACPTNVPQLLALLQKTDMYIGGDTGVMHLAAFAGTPVVAIFGPTDVLVNGPYSAKSTVIRKDLPCSPCKNKDCRERSCLDGISVDEVYNAVSAMKEKTGST
- a CDS encoding thioesterase family protein encodes the protein MDRSGTSSKGEEISVVDVPIRVRYADTDKMGVVYYGNYPVFFEVARSEFMRAKGITYREFEDMGYYLMVVGLDAKYHSNAEYDDLIVVKTSMPELKSRGLTFHYAVYKDGTLLVEGSTKHICVNTEKKVVAIPPDFFKVLKDVRTP
- a CDS encoding radical SAM protein; amino-acid sequence: MRYEGSIYRPPSEAESLILQVTIGCSHNKCTFCGSFKEKKFRVRSLEEVKEDLEEAKQYARYVKKVFIADGDALIIPQKRLIPIVESVREAFPKLERIGVYGNTKSILKKSVEELRALKDLGIGIIYLGVESGDQVVLDRVCKGTVLDKTAEAAKRVKDAGIILSVTVLLGLGGVERSAIHATETGKFLSRIDPDYAGALSVIVVPGTVLDEEVRRGDFKVPDPYQLLEELYLMIENTHVTHMFFASNHASNYLPVKAWLPEEKEKTLKAIRKVLDTRDPSQLRPEFLRAL
- a CDS encoding septum formation initiator family protein, whose protein sequence is MFEDAIRKYGFIVLLAALFFQMVFSEGGVFGYIMLRKDMRATDVSIASLEKENKTLTAEIDKLQKDDQYLEYVVRTRYGFVREGEKLYRIEK